The following proteins are co-located in the Scomber scombrus chromosome 2, fScoSco1.1, whole genome shotgun sequence genome:
- the bdh2 gene encoding dehydrogenase/reductase SDR family member 6, translating to MGRLDGKVIVLSAAAQGIGRAAAIAFAKEGAQVTATDINGEKLKELDGIKGIKTRVVDVTKKDQVEALAKEHDHIDVLFNVAGFVHHGSILDCEEADWDFTMNVNVRSMYLMCKAFLPKMLAKKSGNIINMASVASSIKGVVNRCVYSTSKASVIGLTKSIAADFIEKGIRCNCVCPGTVDTPSLRGRIQAQPDPEQAYKDFMARQKTGRMCTAEEVAYLCVYLASDESAYVTGTEQIIDGGWRL from the exons ATGGGCCGCCTGGATGGGAAAGTGATTGTGTTGTCTGCTGCGGCGCAGGGGATTGGACGTGCTGCCGCAATA GCATTTGCGAAGGAGGGAGCTCAAGTCACAGCTACAGACATCAATGGAGAGAAACTGAAGGAGCTGGATGGCATTAAAG GTATCAAGACTAGGGTGGTGGATGTGACTAAGAAGGACCAAGTGGAAGCCCTGGCCAAGGAACATGACCACATCGATGTGCTGTTCAATGTAGCAGG GTTTGTGCACCATGGCTCCATCTTGGACTGTGAGGAGGCTGACTGGGACTTCACAATGAATGTGAATGTGCGAAGCATGTACCTCATGTGCAAAGCCTTCCTTCCTAAG ATGTTGGCCAAAAAGTCAGGAAACATCATTAACATGGCATCTGTTGCATCAAGCATAAAAG GTGTTGTGAACCGGTGTGTCTATAGTACCTCCAAGGCTTCGGTGATCGGACTCACCAAATCTATAGCTGCTGATTTCATTGAGAAAGGCATTCGCTGTAATTGTGTTTGTCCCG GGACTGTTGATACTCCATCACTGAGGGGTAGGATCCAAGCCCAACCAGACCCAGAACAG GCATATAAGGACTTCATGGCAAGACAGAAAACTGGCAGAATGTGCACAGCTGAAGAGGTGGCGTACCTTTGTGTATACCTGGCCTCAGACGAG TCAGCATATGTGACCGGGACCGAGCAAATCATCGACGGAGGCTGGAGACTGTGA
- the si:dkey-162b23.4 gene encoding sodium/hydrogen exchanger 9B2 isoform X2: MEDNQTKPATSDPSPAPSPAPSPAPSPLLDRITLPAGNHVEHLNVNQIQVVVRRSSTPNVTEETTYFIPRNPVVDAGTNTDPPVVCCPLLRRYCPCPPRGLLASLVTKVLLAGVLFGVVWSVTEDECLPGGNLFGITVLFICALIGGKLVGLIHFPRLPPLPPLLGMLLMGFTLRNIPVVKEWVFIDFKWSASLRNIALAVILARAGLGLDPSALRKLKGVCVRVAIGPCLIEASTIALVSHFLMGLPWVWGFILGFVLGAVSPAVVVPAMLVLQKDGYGLEQGIPTLLMAAGSFDDILAITGFTTCLGMAFATGSTLYNLLRGVLEVGGGLVLGILLGFLIQYFPSVDQKHIVMKRSFLVLGLSVFSVFGSGVAGFPGSGGLCTLVLAFLAGLGWGKDKERVEEVVGWAWDIFQPLLFGLIGAEIRISQLEGLTVGLGIASLLIALLVRVLFTFVCVLGGGFNMKEKVFIALAWMPKATVQAAIGSTALDMARTKNNEELQKYGMDVLTVAVLAILLTAPVGALIIGLTGPYLLQKPKNSCGTEAGEDDNETPVTYESTL; encoded by the exons ATGGAGGACAATCAGACCAAACCTGCTACCTCGGACCCCAGTCCAGCACCTAGTCCAGCACCCAGTCCAGCACCGAGCCCGTTGCTGGACAGAATTACTTTGCCAGCAGGAAACCATGTGGAG CACCTAAATGTGAACCAAATCCAGGTAGTGGTACGACGCTCCTCCACTCCAAATGTCACAGAGGAAACCACCTATTTTATTCCACGCAACCCTGTGGTGGATGCCGGCACCAACACAGACCCGCCAGTTGTCTGCTGCCCCTTGCTTCGCAGATATTGCCCATGTCCTCCGAGAGGCCTTCTGGCCTCTCTGGTTACCAAAG TCCTTTTGGCAGGTGTGCTCTTTGGAGTGGTTTGGTCTGTCACAGAGGACGAATGTCTTCCAGGAGGAAACCTGTTTGGCATCACAGTGCTCTTCATCTGCGCACTCATCGGTGGGAAATTGGTGGGTCTCATCCATTTTCCCAGACTTCCACCGTTACCACCCCTCCTTG GTATGCTGCTGATGGGTTTCACACTGAGAAACATCCCAGTTGTAAAAGAGTGGGTGTTCATTGACTTCAAATGGTCTGCCTCTCTGAGGAACATAGCTTTGGCTGTCATTCTGGCCAGAGCAGGTCTGGGCTTGGACCCCTCG GCACTGAGGAAACTAAAAggcgtgtgtgtacgtgtggcAATTGGTCCCTGCTTAATAGAGGCCAGCACCATAGCTCTGGTGTCTCACTTCCTCATGGGCTTGCCCTGGGTGTGGGGCTTCATCCTTGG CTTTGTGCTTGGCGCTGTGTCTCCAGCTGTGGTGGTTCCTGCCATGCTGGTGCTGCAGAAGGACGGTTACGGCCTGGAGCAGGGTATCCCCACATTACTGATGGCAGCAGGCAGCTTCGACGACATTCTTGCCATCACTGGGTTCACCACATGCTTGGGAATGGCCTTCGCCACAG GTTCCACTTTGTACAACCTCCTGAGAGGTGTATTGGAGGTGGGCGGTGGCTTGGTTCTTGGGATTCTTCTCGGCTTCCTCATCCAATACTTTCCTAGTGTTGACCAG AAACACATAGTGATGAAGCGATCCTTCTTGGTGCttggtctgtctgtcttttccgTGTTCGGCAGTGGTGTAGCTGGGTTTCCTGGCTCTGGAGGCCTCTGCACCCTGGTGTTGGCATTCCTGGCTGGGCTCGGTTGGGGTAAAGATAAG GAACGTGTAGAGGAAGTGGTCGGGTGGGCCTGGGACATATTTCAGCCACTACTCTTTGGATTAATTGGAGCAGAAATTCGCATCTCACAGTTGGAGGGACTTACAGTTG GTCTGGGTATAGCCTCTTTGCTAATTGCCCTGCTGGTTCGAGTCCTGTTCACCTTTGTATGCGTGTTGGGTGGGGGCTTtaacatgaaagaaaaagtgttCATAGCCCTAGCATGGATGCCCAAAGCCACAGTGCAG GCAGCTATAGGCTCCACAGCTCTGGACATGGCAAGGACAAAAAACAACGAAGAGCTGCAGAAGTACGGGATGGATGTGTTGACTGTGGCTGTGCTCGCCATCCTTCTCACTGCCCCTGTAGGAGCTCTTATCATAGGGCTCACTGGACCTTACCTGCTGCAGAAACCCAAAAACTCCTGTG GCACTGAGGCCGGTGAAGATGACAATGAGACTCCTGTCACCTATGAGAGTACTCTCTGA
- the cisd2 gene encoding CDGSH iron-sulfur domain-containing protein 2 gives MVLETISRIIKVQLPAYLKRLPLPETIGGFARLTVSEWLRLLPLLGILALLGYLTIRPFLPKKKKQRDSLINLKIQKENPKVVNEIDIEDLNSANVCYCRCWRSKTFPVCDKSHLKHNELTGDNVGPLILKKKIL, from the exons ATGGTTTTAGAAACTATTTCAAGGATAATTAAAGTCCAGCTTCCAGCTTACCTCAAAAGGCTTCCGCTCCCGGAGACGATTGGTGGATTTGCGAGGTTAACAG TGTCTGAGTGGCTCCGGTTGTTGCCTCTCCTGGGTATCTTGGCTTTGCTGGGCTATCTGACCATTCGCCCATTCCTGcctaagaagaagaagcagcgaGACAGCCTGATCAACCTGAAGATCCAGAAAGAGAACCCCAAAGTGGTCAATGAGATAGACATCGAGGACCTGAACAGTGCAAACGTGTGCTACTGTCGCTGTTGGCGCTCCAAAACT tTTCCTGTTTGTGACAAGTCACACTTAAAGCACAATGAGCTGACTGGAGACAACGTGGGACCGCTCATACTCAAAAAGAAGATACTGTAA
- the si:dkey-162b23.4 gene encoding sodium/hydrogen exchanger 9B2 isoform X1: protein MEDNQTKPATSDPSPAPSPAPSPAPSPLLDRITLPAGNHVEHLNVNQIQVVVRRSSTPNVTEETTYFIPRNPVVDAGTNTDPPVVCCPLLRRYCPCPPRGLLASLVTKVLLAGVLFGVVWSVTEDECLPGGNLFGITVLFICALIGGKLVGLIHFPRLPPLPPLLGMLLMGFTLRNIPVVKEWVFIDFKWSASLRNIALAVILARAGLGLDPSALRKLKGVCVRVAIGPCLIEASTIALVSHFLMGLPWVWGFILGFVLGAVSPAVVVPAMLVLQKDGYGLEQGIPTLLMAAGSFDDILAITGFTTCLGMAFATGSTLYNLLRGVLEVGGGLVLGILLGFLIQYFPSVDQKHIVMKRSFLVLGLSVFSVFGSGVAGFPGSGGLCTLVLAFLAGLGWGKDKERVEEVVGWAWDIFQPLLFGLIGAEIRISQLEGLTVGLGIASLLIALLVRVLFTFVCVLGGGFNMKEKVFIALAWMPKATVQAAIGSTALDMARTKNNEELQKYGMDVLTVAVLAILLTAPVGALIIGLTGPYLLQKPKNSCGERVKPNLSAFFLGTEAGEDDNETPVTYESTL from the exons ATGGAGGACAATCAGACCAAACCTGCTACCTCGGACCCCAGTCCAGCACCTAGTCCAGCACCCAGTCCAGCACCGAGCCCGTTGCTGGACAGAATTACTTTGCCAGCAGGAAACCATGTGGAG CACCTAAATGTGAACCAAATCCAGGTAGTGGTACGACGCTCCTCCACTCCAAATGTCACAGAGGAAACCACCTATTTTATTCCACGCAACCCTGTGGTGGATGCCGGCACCAACACAGACCCGCCAGTTGTCTGCTGCCCCTTGCTTCGCAGATATTGCCCATGTCCTCCGAGAGGCCTTCTGGCCTCTCTGGTTACCAAAG TCCTTTTGGCAGGTGTGCTCTTTGGAGTGGTTTGGTCTGTCACAGAGGACGAATGTCTTCCAGGAGGAAACCTGTTTGGCATCACAGTGCTCTTCATCTGCGCACTCATCGGTGGGAAATTGGTGGGTCTCATCCATTTTCCCAGACTTCCACCGTTACCACCCCTCCTTG GTATGCTGCTGATGGGTTTCACACTGAGAAACATCCCAGTTGTAAAAGAGTGGGTGTTCATTGACTTCAAATGGTCTGCCTCTCTGAGGAACATAGCTTTGGCTGTCATTCTGGCCAGAGCAGGTCTGGGCTTGGACCCCTCG GCACTGAGGAAACTAAAAggcgtgtgtgtacgtgtggcAATTGGTCCCTGCTTAATAGAGGCCAGCACCATAGCTCTGGTGTCTCACTTCCTCATGGGCTTGCCCTGGGTGTGGGGCTTCATCCTTGG CTTTGTGCTTGGCGCTGTGTCTCCAGCTGTGGTGGTTCCTGCCATGCTGGTGCTGCAGAAGGACGGTTACGGCCTGGAGCAGGGTATCCCCACATTACTGATGGCAGCAGGCAGCTTCGACGACATTCTTGCCATCACTGGGTTCACCACATGCTTGGGAATGGCCTTCGCCACAG GTTCCACTTTGTACAACCTCCTGAGAGGTGTATTGGAGGTGGGCGGTGGCTTGGTTCTTGGGATTCTTCTCGGCTTCCTCATCCAATACTTTCCTAGTGTTGACCAG AAACACATAGTGATGAAGCGATCCTTCTTGGTGCttggtctgtctgtcttttccgTGTTCGGCAGTGGTGTAGCTGGGTTTCCTGGCTCTGGAGGCCTCTGCACCCTGGTGTTGGCATTCCTGGCTGGGCTCGGTTGGGGTAAAGATAAG GAACGTGTAGAGGAAGTGGTCGGGTGGGCCTGGGACATATTTCAGCCACTACTCTTTGGATTAATTGGAGCAGAAATTCGCATCTCACAGTTGGAGGGACTTACAGTTG GTCTGGGTATAGCCTCTTTGCTAATTGCCCTGCTGGTTCGAGTCCTGTTCACCTTTGTATGCGTGTTGGGTGGGGGCTTtaacatgaaagaaaaagtgttCATAGCCCTAGCATGGATGCCCAAAGCCACAGTGCAG GCAGCTATAGGCTCCACAGCTCTGGACATGGCAAGGACAAAAAACAACGAAGAGCTGCAGAAGTACGGGATGGATGTGTTGACTGTGGCTGTGCTCGCCATCCTTCTCACTGCCCCTGTAGGAGCTCTTATCATAGGGCTCACTGGACCTTACCTGCTGCAGAAACCCAAAAACTCCTGTGGTGAGCGAGTCAAACCCAATTTATCAGCCTTTTTCTTAG GCACTGAGGCCGGTGAAGATGACAATGAGACTCCTGTCACCTATGAGAGTACTCTCTGA